The Glycine max cultivar Williams 82 chromosome 12, Glycine_max_v4.0, whole genome shotgun sequence genome window below encodes:
- the LOC100786883 gene encoding BEL1-like homeodomain protein 1 codes for MATYFHGSTSEIPSSAEGLQTLYLMNPNYVPYSDAAQHPTQNMLLVNPNNNNTSNTSPTSTNALNLGNFSHAPPPPSPNNNNNHREQQQHHLIGVTIPSSNILGSNAAATDPARSSFLGQHEFSSFHGGAAATSTVTASRGNYNLWGSIIDQSALNIMAATTHTPSSNMGCVASSVMSTQIGFHRPNHLSLSLSSQQTPYRSLSGEIHAISPASRGGGGDDMRGLHNGVSSMHSVALGSKYLKATQELLDEVVNVGKGISKGEESMEGAKKEKMKGNIESTSGVGDGSSCGRENNDRAKQGVELSTAQRQELQMKKSKLVTMLDEVEQRYRQYHHQMQVVLTSFEQAAGVGAAKSYTALALKTISKQFRCLKDAISSQIKTTSKTLGEDNCLGVKVEGSRLRYVDHQQRQQRALQLGMIQHNAWRPQRGLPERAVSVLRAWLFEHFLHPYPKDSDKVMLAKQTGLTRSQVSNWFINARVRLWKPMVEEMYLEEVKQEPNNSSQDNNNTKGSNESSKELWSEANAAAQESGAMRFDQINILQSKAESFKNNQTTSPTEISNSNSLQSGFHLADMQSPNKPKSTSEMHQNSPGSILSVDMEMKPHHHGETNNITREGQNNNTTTKFGIESHGGGFGAFPNMEDIGRFHHHVTEQLAPRFHGNGVSLTLGLPHSTENNLSLSGTTQHGFLSQNMHLGMRNSENDEFCGAINTTPPSSHSGISYESIDIQNRKRFAAQLLRDFVA; via the exons ATGGCGACGTACTTTCATGGCAGCACTTCAGAAATCCCTTCCTCCGCTGAAGGGTTGCAGACACTTTACCTTATGAATCCAAACTACGTACCGTACTCTGACGCGGCACAACACCCAACGCAAAACATGCTCCTCGTCAatcccaacaacaacaacactagtaACACTAGTCCCACTTCCACCAACGCGCTCAACCTTGGTAACTTCTCCCACGCGCCGCCACCTCCTTctcccaacaacaacaacaaccaccgtgaacaacaacaacatcaccTGATTGGGGTTACCATTCCCTCTTCAAACATCCTTGGATCCAACGCTGCCGCCACCGACCCCGCTCGATCATCGTTCCTCGGACAACACGAATTCTCCAGCTTCCACGGTGGTGCTGCCGCCACCTCAACGGTGACAGCATCTCGTGGTAACTATAACTTATGGGGTTCCATAATTGATCAATCTGCGTTGAATATCATGGCAGCAACGACACACACCCCATCTAGTAACATGGGGTGTGTTGCCAGCAGTGTCATGTCGACGCAGATTGGATTCCACAGGCCTAATCATTTGTCACTGAGCCTATCTTCACAACAAACACCATATAGGTCTCTCTCTGGGGAGATTCATGCTATTTCTCCGGCGAGCCGTGGCGGTGGCGGCGATGATATGAGGGGCTTGCACAACGGGGTTTCTAGTATGCATAGTGTTGCTTTGGGTTCCAAGTATTTGAAAGCAACACAGGAGCTTCTTGATGAAGTTGTGAATGTGGGCAAGGGAATCTCCAAAGGGGAGGAATCTATGGAAGGGGCTaagaaggagaagatgaaaGGGAATATTGAATCCACTTCTGGGGTTGGCGATGGTTCGAGCTGCGGAAGGGAGAATAATGATCGAGCCAAACAAGGAGTTGAACTCAGCACAGCACAGAGACAAGAGCTtcagatgaagaagtccaagcttgTGACCATGCTCGATGAG GTGGAGCAAAGGTACAGACAGTATCACCACCAAATGCAAGTTGTGCTAACATCGTTTGAGCAAGCAGCGGGTGTTGGTGCGGCAAAGTCTTACACGGCCCTTGCCTTGAAGACAATCTCAAAGCAATTTCGGTGTCTCAAAGATGCAATCTCTTCACAAATCAAGACAACTAGCAAGACCTTAGGTGAAGATAATTGCCTGGGAGTTAAGGTAGAGGGTTCGAGGCTAAGGTATGTTGATCATCAACAGAGACAACAACGTGCATTACAGCTTGGAATGATCCAACACAACGCTTGGAGGCCCCAAAGAGGCTTGCCTGAACGTGCTGTCTCTGTCCTTCGTGCTTGGCTTTTTGAACATTTCTTGCACCC CTATCCTAAGGACTCCGATAAGGTTATGCTTGCAAAACAAACTGGGCTTACTCGGAGCCAG GTATCTAACTGGTTTATAAATGCCCGAGTTCGGCTATGGAAGCCAATGGTAGAAGAAATGTACTTGGAAGAGGTAAAACAAGAGCCAAACAATAGCTCCCAGGATAACAACAACACAAAAGGATCAAATGAATCAAGCAAGGAGTTATGGTCAGAAGCTAATGCTGCTGCACAAGAATCAGGTGCAATGAGATTTGATCAGATTAACATTCTCCAATCAAAGGCAGAAAGCTTCAAGAACAACCAAACCACTTCCCCAACAGAGATCTCCAATTCCAACTCACTCCAATCTGGTTTCCATCTTGCTGACATGCAAAGTCCAAACAAGCCAAAAAGCACTTCTGAGATGCATCAGAATTCTCCAGGTAGCATTCTTTCAGTGGACATGGAAATGAAGCCTCATCATCATGGAGAAACAAATAATATCACTAGAGAAGGCCAGAacaacaacacaacaacaaagttTGGCATTGAAAGCCATGGTGGGGGTTTTGGAGCATTTCCCAATATGGAAGACATTGGAAGGTTTCATCATCATGTCACAGAGCAACTTGCTCCTAGGTTCCATGGAAATGGTGTTTCTCTCACTCTTGGACTTCCACACAGTACTGAGAATAACCTTTCCCTCTCAGGAACAACCCAACATGGATTCCTCTCACAGAACATGCACTTGGGAATGAGAAACAGTGAAAATGATGAGTTTTGTGGTGCAATCAACACTACCCCACCTTCTTCTCACTCAGGTATCAGTTATGAGAGCATTGACATTCAAAACAGAAAGAGGTTTGCTGCGCAGTTGTTGCGGGATTTCGTGGCTTAA